From one Butyricimonas faecihominis genomic stretch:
- a CDS encoding glycosyltransferase, protein MNKTANYQLTIIVPVYNEEGNILRLEKELGEFLKDAKVSSCVLFVNDGSKDDSERLIREVCERNEAFFFLNLARNGGLSAAMKAGIDNSFSKWVGYIDADLQTTPQDFNKLLEFVDQYEMVMGIRTGRKDSFVKNMSSRIANGFRRMMTHDGVEDTGCPLKVLRTDYAKRIPFFTGMHRFLPALIQLQEGQVKQVPVRHFPRIAGKSKYNLVNRLIGPFKDCFAYRWMRKRYINYQVAENNLNS, encoded by the coding sequence ATGAATAAGACCGCGAACTATCAATTAACTATCATTGTTCCAGTGTATAACGAGGAAGGGAATATCTTAAGGTTAGAGAAAGAATTGGGAGAGTTTTTAAAGGATGCGAAGGTGTCTTCTTGCGTGTTATTCGTGAATGACGGTTCGAAAGATGATAGCGAACGTTTGATTCGGGAAGTTTGTGAGCGTAATGAGGCATTTTTCTTTTTAAATCTGGCTCGAAACGGGGGACTGAGTGCTGCCATGAAAGCCGGAATTGATAATAGTTTTTCAAAATGGGTAGGCTACATTGATGCAGACCTCCAGACTACTCCACAGGATTTTAATAAATTGTTGGAGTTCGTAGACCAATACGAGATGGTCATGGGCATCCGTACCGGACGGAAAGATAGTTTTGTCAAGAATATGTCTTCTCGTATTGCGAATGGATTCCGCCGGATGATGACGCATGACGGGGTTGAAGATACAGGTTGTCCACTGAAGGTTTTAAGGACGGATTACGCCAAAAGAATTCCTTTCTTTACGGGGATGCACCGTTTCCTACCGGCTTTGATTCAATTGCAGGAAGGACAAGTGAAACAGGTTCCGGTTCGTCATTTTCCCCGTATTGCCGGGAAGTCTAAGTATAATCTGGTCAATCGCTTGATTGGGCCCTTTAAGGATTGTTTTGCTTACCGCTGGATGAGAAAAAGGTATATCAACTATCAAGTCGCCGAAAATAATTTGAATTCTTGA
- a CDS encoding fimbrillin family protein, with protein MSGRKKIGFILIALLYACSGGSGSEDPELMPEPTPEPVRKEIKMLFGVQDIARATDATFEAGDKIGLYVVNYDGQQAGNLQNTGNHVNNMRFVYNSSWTPDQTIYWKDDETKADFYAYYPYSASANVSGHVFNVKADQASVDNYKASDFLWGKTSGVSPTEQAVNITLNHVFSCAQVKVEPGNGFTQAALDEAAIQVKFNHVRLAASINLATGEVEAVNEEQSVILGKNDGLYRALVVPQNISETDLLVINVNGKDYTLKKGHHFERNKRYTFTVKVNKTSSGINVNIGQWDDDGVDYGGVAE; from the coding sequence ATGTCAGGTAGAAAGAAGATCGGGTTTATACTAATAGCTTTGCTGTATGCATGTTCTGGAGGATCCGGTAGTGAGGATCCGGAGCTAATGCCAGAGCCAACACCGGAACCGGTACGGAAAGAAATTAAAATGCTTTTTGGCGTACAGGATATTGCGAGGGCAACAGATGCCACTTTCGAGGCTGGTGACAAGATTGGATTGTATGTTGTGAATTATGACGGGCAACAAGCGGGTAATTTGCAAAATACAGGGAATCACGTGAACAACATGCGGTTTGTTTACAATTCTTCTTGGACACCGGATCAGACCATATATTGGAAAGATGATGAAACGAAAGCGGATTTTTACGCCTATTACCCTTATTCTGCATCGGCAAACGTGTCTGGCCATGTTTTTAACGTGAAAGCGGATCAGGCATCCGTGGATAATTACAAGGCGAGCGATTTCCTTTGGGGAAAGACCTCGGGGGTAAGCCCGACGGAACAGGCCGTTAATATCACGTTGAATCATGTTTTTAGTTGTGCGCAGGTAAAGGTGGAGCCGGGAAATGGTTTCACGCAAGCGGCATTGGATGAGGCTGCAATACAGGTAAAGTTTAATCATGTCCGGCTTGCGGCATCCATCAATCTAGCCACGGGAGAAGTTGAGGCTGTAAATGAAGAGCAAAGCGTTATTTTGGGGAAGAATGACGGGTTATACAGGGCGCTTGTTGTTCCACAAAATATTAGTGAGACCGATTTACTGGTGATCAATGTGAATGGGAAAGATTATACGTTGAAGAAAGGACATCATTTCGAGAGAAATAAAAGATACACTTTTACCGTGAAGGTGAATAAAACGAGTAGTGGTATTAACGTCAATATCGGCCAATGGGACGATGACGGGGTGGATTATGGCGGGGTGGCAGAATAA
- the dxs gene encoding 1-deoxy-D-xylulose-5-phosphate synthase produces the protein MSEEKRNILNTINSPDDLKKVPEDDLIQLCKELREKIIDECSEHPGHFGAGLGVVELTVALHYVFDAPYDNIVWDVGHQAYPHKILTGRRDNFSTNRQYKGLSGFPKRSESKYDAFGTGHSSTSISAALGMAVAAKMNGEEDRQSVAIIGDGAMTGGLAFEGLNNAGINNSNLLVILNDNNMAIDPNVGGMNEYLLDITTSKTYNKLKDDIWHILGRINKISPGARNFIQKIDNSIKSLVLRQSNLFEALGFRYFGPVDGHDVNHLIKVLRDLKDIKGPKLLHCITVKGKGFKQAEIDQTTWHAPGKFNKETGELIKENKPNTPPKFQDVFGNTILELAHTNSKIVGITPAMPSGCSLNIMMKEMPDRCFDVGIAEQHAVTFSAGLAAQGYVPFCNIYSSFMQRAYDQVIHDVALQKLNVVFCLDRGGLVGADGSTHHGAFDLASFRCIPNMTIASPLNEEELRDMMYTAQLPDQGPFSIRYPRGNGTMVDWHTPFKELTIGKGRCLIEGNDIAILSIGAIGNEALKAIQKTTDRSVAFYDMRFLKPLDEELLHGVFHKFKKIITLEDGTIVGGLGSAVIEFMADHGYSAKIVRLGIPDHFVEHGTQQQLYHECGYDCESIYQTICSI, from the coding sequence ATGAGTGAGGAAAAAAGAAATATACTAAACACTATAAATTCTCCCGATGATTTGAAAAAGGTCCCGGAAGACGACCTGATTCAATTATGCAAGGAGCTGCGTGAGAAAATCATTGACGAGTGTTCGGAACACCCGGGGCATTTTGGTGCCGGACTGGGAGTTGTCGAATTGACGGTGGCATTACACTACGTGTTTGATGCTCCTTACGATAATATTGTATGGGACGTCGGACACCAAGCCTACCCTCATAAGATTCTGACCGGGAGACGGGATAATTTCTCTACCAACCGGCAATATAAAGGTCTCAGTGGTTTCCCGAAAAGAAGTGAAAGTAAATACGACGCTTTCGGAACGGGACATTCCTCGACCTCTATTTCTGCCGCTTTAGGTATGGCTGTTGCAGCCAAAATGAACGGAGAGGAAGACCGCCAGTCGGTTGCCATCATCGGAGACGGTGCCATGACCGGGGGATTGGCTTTTGAAGGCTTGAATAATGCCGGAATAAACAACTCCAACTTGCTGGTTATTCTAAATGACAACAACATGGCTATCGACCCGAATGTAGGCGGGATGAACGAGTATTTGCTGGACATCACGACTTCAAAGACCTACAACAAGCTCAAGGATGACATCTGGCACATTCTCGGCCGGATTAACAAGATCAGTCCGGGCGCCCGGAACTTTATCCAGAAAATAGATAATAGCATCAAATCACTCGTATTACGTCAAAGTAACCTGTTCGAAGCTCTCGGTTTCCGGTACTTCGGTCCCGTGGACGGCCACGACGTGAACCACCTTATCAAGGTGCTGAGAGATTTGAAAGATATAAAAGGTCCTAAACTTTTGCATTGTATCACGGTAAAAGGAAAAGGATTCAAACAAGCGGAAATAGACCAGACAACTTGGCACGCCCCCGGAAAGTTCAACAAGGAAACCGGAGAACTGATCAAAGAGAATAAACCTAACACGCCTCCTAAATTTCAGGACGTGTTCGGAAATACCATTTTGGAACTGGCACACACCAATTCCAAGATCGTGGGAATCACCCCCGCCATGCCCAGTGGATGCTCCTTGAATATCATGATGAAAGAGATGCCTGACCGCTGTTTTGACGTGGGTATCGCAGAACAACACGCCGTGACGTTCTCCGCCGGACTTGCGGCACAGGGGTACGTCCCGTTCTGTAACATCTACTCTTCATTCATGCAGCGAGCCTATGATCAAGTGATTCATGACGTGGCCCTTCAGAAACTGAACGTGGTTTTCTGCCTTGACCGGGGCGGACTGGTAGGAGCCGACGGATCAACACATCACGGGGCTTTCGACCTAGCAAGTTTCCGTTGCATCCCGAACATGACAATCGCCTCTCCTTTAAACGAAGAGGAATTACGTGACATGATGTACACGGCTCAATTGCCGGATCAAGGACCATTCTCTATTCGCTACCCGCGGGGTAACGGGACCATGGTTGACTGGCACACCCCGTTCAAAGAATTAACCATCGGTAAAGGCCGTTGCCTGATTGAGGGAAACGATATTGCCATTCTTTCCATCGGAGCCATCGGGAATGAGGCGTTGAAAGCCATACAAAAAACGACAGATCGTTCCGTAGCCTTCTACGATATGAGATTCCTCAAACCACTGGATGAAGAATTACTTCACGGGGTATTCCATAAATTCAAAAAAATCATTACCTTGGAAGACGGAACAATTGTTGGTGGGTTAGGTAGTGCGGTGATTGAATTTATGGCGGACCACGGCTATTCAGCAAAAATTGTGCGACTGGGTATTCCCGATCATTTCGTGGAACACGGAACACAACAACAACTTTACCATGAATGTGGATATGATTGTGAATCCATTTATCAAACAATCTGTTCCATATAA
- a CDS encoding pyridoxal phosphate-dependent aminotransferase, with protein sequence MPQISEKGMAMPSSPIRKLVPFADKAKERGIKVYHLNIGQPDIQTPDVALQALKTCNEKVIEYTHSAGNISYRKKLAKYYQNIGINIDENNIMITTGGSEAITIAFMSTLNPGDEIIIPEPFYANYTAFALMCGVKVKTVTSSIENNFALPPISEIEKVITPHTKGIVIVNPNNPTGYLYSKEELEQLAVIVKKHDLYLYADEVYREFCYDGYKHFSTMQLAGIEQNVILLDSVSKRYSECGLRVGALVTRNKEVMAAALKFGMARLCAPAIGQIVAEASLDTPAEYFESVYNEYIERRDFMVEALNKMPGVVCPKPRGAFYAVVKLPVDDADTFAKWLLEEFEYNKQTVMVAPASGFYSTPGLGKDEVRIAYVLKIEELKGAMETLAKALEVYPGRV encoded by the coding sequence ATGCCACAGATCTCAGAAAAAGGAATGGCGATGCCTTCTTCGCCCATCCGCAAACTCGTTCCGTTCGCGGACAAAGCTAAAGAAAGAGGTATCAAAGTATACCACTTGAACATCGGACAACCGGACATCCAGACTCCCGATGTTGCATTGCAGGCATTAAAAACCTGTAACGAAAAAGTGATTGAATACACTCACTCTGCAGGAAATATCTCTTACAGAAAAAAACTAGCCAAATATTACCAGAACATCGGTATCAATATCGATGAAAATAACATCATGATCACGACCGGAGGCTCTGAGGCCATCACGATCGCTTTCATGTCTACATTAAACCCGGGTGACGAAATTATTATCCCCGAACCATTCTACGCGAACTACACGGCTTTCGCCTTGATGTGCGGTGTAAAGGTAAAAACCGTTACTTCTTCTATCGAGAATAACTTTGCCCTGCCCCCGATCAGCGAAATCGAGAAAGTGATCACTCCCCACACGAAAGGAATCGTGATCGTGAACCCGAATAACCCGACAGGCTATTTATATTCCAAGGAAGAACTGGAGCAACTAGCTGTAATCGTGAAGAAACACGATTTGTATCTGTACGCAGACGAGGTATATCGTGAATTCTGTTATGACGGTTACAAACATTTCTCTACCATGCAATTGGCAGGTATCGAGCAAAACGTGATTTTGTTGGATTCCGTGTCAAAGAGATATAGCGAATGTGGATTGCGCGTCGGTGCTTTGGTTACCCGCAACAAAGAGGTTATGGCGGCTGCCTTGAAATTCGGAATGGCCCGTCTGTGCGCCCCGGCAATCGGACAGATTGTTGCCGAAGCATCACTGGACACCCCGGCCGAATATTTCGAAAGCGTGTACAACGAATATATCGAAAGACGTGATTTCATGGTAGAGGCCCTGAACAAAATGCCGGGAGTTGTTTGCCCGAAACCCAGAGGAGCTTTCTACGCCGTAGTAAAACTTCCCGTGGATGATGCCGATACTTTCGCAAAATGGTTACTGGAAGAGTTTGAATACAACAAACAAACCGTGATGGTCGCTCCGGCCAGCGGATTCTATTCAACCCCGGGACTTGGGAAAGATGAAGTTCGTATCGCTTACGTACTCAAAATCGAGGAATTGAAAGGTGCCATGGAAACATTAGCCAAAGCACTCGAAGTATATCCCGGAAGAGTATAA
- a CDS encoding lipid-A-disaccharide synthase N-terminal domain-containing protein, producing the protein MIYVIGFLAQVFFSARILLQWILSERAKKVISPAIFWQLSIVGSYLLFVYGWLRDDFAIILGQIISYYIYIWNLDKKHQWKKLPFIIRTLLLLTPVAAILYMLKDASAFVDQFFRNEKIPLWLLIYGSMGQIIFTLRFVYQWIYSKRKDESLLPIGFWVISLFGSLIIVSYAIYRRDPVLILGQSTGLIAYSRNIYLSRRAGN; encoded by the coding sequence ATGATTTATGTTATAGGATTTCTTGCTCAGGTGTTTTTTTCTGCCCGGATTCTTTTACAATGGATTTTGTCGGAACGGGCTAAAAAAGTGATCTCTCCGGCTATTTTCTGGCAGTTGAGTATCGTGGGTTCCTACCTGTTATTTGTATATGGGTGGTTGAGGGATGACTTTGCGATTATTCTGGGACAAATCATATCTTACTATATCTATATCTGGAATTTGGACAAAAAGCATCAATGGAAGAAATTACCGTTTATCATCCGGACGTTATTGCTTTTGACCCCGGTGGCGGCAATTTTATACATGCTTAAAGACGCAAGCGCTTTTGTCGATCAGTTCTTCCGGAACGAAAAGATACCTTTGTGGCTTTTGATCTACGGGTCTATGGGACAGATTATTTTCACCCTGCGTTTTGTTTACCAGTGGATCTACTCCAAGCGAAAAGATGAATCACTTTTGCCGATAGGCTTTTGGGTGATCAGCCTCTTTGGTTCTTTGATCATCGTTTCATATGCTATCTATCGGCGTGATCCCGTGTTAATTTTAGGGCAGTCAACCGGGTTAATTGCTTATAGTCGGAATATTTATTTGTCTAGAAGAGCCGGAAACTAA
- a CDS encoding Crp/Fnr family transcriptional regulator yields MKEEALLPDVSECISKFKLTFKNVTDSEIEALFVDNAIKFYKKGEYIYNEGARIKGCYFLFSGIVKIFQTGVAGKDQIIRFGKEGDIFGFRSVIRNEAACTSVETMSDCILCYIPNASLMHMITHSPSFAYEMMQIACKELGDANRYIREIAQKSVKARLAEILLLIASDFGVEEDGTLKLNVTREDLSNFVGTATETLIRLLSDLKNEGLVEVKGRKIKLLNRDKLKKMAD; encoded by the coding sequence ATGAAAGAAGAGGCTTTATTACCAGACGTAAGCGAATGTATCAGTAAATTCAAGCTGACATTTAAAAACGTGACGGACTCGGAAATCGAGGCCCTGTTCGTGGATAATGCCATCAAATTCTATAAAAAAGGAGAATATATTTACAACGAAGGAGCCCGTATTAAAGGATGCTATTTCCTTTTCTCGGGTATCGTGAAAATTTTCCAGACCGGAGTAGCCGGAAAAGATCAGATCATCCGTTTCGGAAAAGAAGGTGACATTTTCGGATTCCGCTCGGTCATTCGTAACGAGGCCGCCTGTACTTCCGTGGAAACGATGTCCGATTGCATCCTGTGTTACATTCCCAATGCATCTTTGATGCACATGATCACCCACAGTCCCAGCTTTGCCTACGAGATGATGCAGATTGCCTGTAAAGAACTGGGTGACGCGAATCGATATATCCGGGAAATCGCACAAAAATCGGTGAAAGCCCGGTTGGCAGAAATCCTGTTATTGATCGCGTCCGATTTCGGGGTAGAAGAAGACGGGACTTTAAAACTTAACGTTACCCGGGAAGATTTAAGTAACTTCGTGGGAACCGCAACAGAGACGCTAATTCGCCTACTTTCTGATTTAAAGAACGAAGGACTGGTTGAAGTGAAGGGGAGGAAAATTAAATTATTAAATCGAGACAAATTAAAAAAAATGGCAGATTGA
- a CDS encoding ArnT family glycosyltransferase codes for MQKNYIHYLFILIVCWFAFFVNNGSVYEDIMESRNLVTAHEMIEYDNWLVPTMNGELRLEKPPLPTWVAAGIEYLQPDNISLQRAAAGIMATLMAFFLYFFASALSGNRLLGLLSALVLATSFNVIMAGRVATWDIYCHSFMLGAIFFFYKGIKSVRTSWANFVWAGIFLGLSFLGKGPVAFYALLFPFLISYIWIYRPSLKRKGWPIVVMLLLFIVISFWWPLYLYVFHRDTALFVLAKESTAWIERNVRPWYYYWLFFAESGIWALFLLTGLCWPWLKKKIKMRKEYTFAVLWTVVTLVLLSLFPEKKTRYLLPLLIPAAMVVAHYIVYIFTAAKEKTLTTSDRVVFRVNAFIPALIALGMPVAVYLLFYREGEVGLTLLIIVSILFLVAAYSIFAGGVRIKSMKVFTGVVLLLILVETLLMSRVANMFNNTEIKSIKAVRQIEELQHVPFYYPADEELRIELVYEAGRRILPWDIKSDTTLLNSLPVVLVSGKPATEVLPVGIQEKVNLRLIDVYDNNNRPKSDKKRYSPKFVRYVTILEKK; via the coding sequence ATGCAGAAAAACTATATTCATTATCTTTTTATTCTTATCGTTTGTTGGTTCGCCTTTTTCGTGAATAATGGTTCTGTTTATGAGGATATTATGGAGTCTCGTAATTTAGTGACGGCACACGAAATGATTGAATATGACAATTGGTTGGTGCCTACCATGAACGGGGAACTACGTTTGGAGAAACCGCCTCTTCCAACGTGGGTAGCCGCGGGAATCGAGTATTTGCAACCGGATAATATATCTTTACAGCGTGCAGCCGCCGGGATTATGGCTACGTTGATGGCTTTTTTTCTCTATTTCTTTGCTTCGGCTTTAAGTGGCAACAGGTTATTGGGTTTGCTTTCCGCGTTGGTACTGGCAACCAGCTTTAATGTCATTATGGCAGGACGGGTGGCGACGTGGGATATTTATTGCCATAGTTTTATGCTGGGAGCCATATTTTTCTTCTATAAAGGGATAAAGAGCGTGCGAACGAGTTGGGCTAATTTTGTTTGGGCCGGGATATTCTTGGGCTTGTCTTTCTTGGGTAAAGGGCCTGTGGCTTTCTATGCGTTATTATTTCCTTTCTTGATCTCTTATATATGGATCTATCGTCCTTCTCTCAAGAGAAAAGGCTGGCCTATCGTGGTCATGTTGCTGTTATTTATAGTGATTAGCTTTTGGTGGCCGCTTTACCTGTATGTGTTCCATCGGGATACAGCCTTGTTCGTGCTGGCGAAAGAATCAACGGCTTGGATCGAGAGAAATGTACGTCCTTGGTACTACTACTGGCTGTTCTTTGCAGAATCGGGAATTTGGGCTTTGTTCCTCTTGACCGGGTTATGTTGGCCGTGGTTAAAAAAGAAAATCAAGATGCGTAAGGAGTACACGTTTGCCGTTTTGTGGACCGTGGTTACCTTGGTGTTACTTTCTCTTTTCCCGGAGAAAAAAACTCGGTACTTGTTGCCGTTACTGATTCCGGCCGCGATGGTTGTGGCACATTATATCGTTTATATATTCACCGCTGCGAAGGAAAAAACGCTCACGACGAGTGATCGTGTCGTATTTCGTGTGAATGCTTTTATCCCGGCATTGATCGCTTTAGGAATGCCGGTTGCCGTCTATCTTCTATTTTACCGGGAAGGAGAAGTCGGGTTGACCCTTTTGATTATTGTTTCGATCCTGTTCCTTGTTGCCGCCTATTCAATTTTCGCGGGTGGGGTGAGGATAAAATCCATGAAAGTATTCACGGGAGTCGTGCTATTATTGATCCTTGTGGAAACCCTGTTGATGTCTCGTGTTGCCAATATGTTCAATAACACGGAGATCAAGAGTATCAAGGCCGTCCGTCAGATTGAAGAGTTACAACACGTACCTTTCTATTATCCGGCGGATGAGGAATTGAGAATCGAGCTGGTATATGAGGCTGGTCGCCGCATATTGCCTTGGGATATAAAAAGCGATACAACACTTTTAAATTCTTTGCCTGTCGTGTTGGTTTCCGGTAAGCCGGCAACGGAAGTTCTGCCTGTGGGGATACAGGAGAAAGTAAATCTTCGTTTGATAGATGTCTACGACAATAATAATCGTCCGAAATCAGATAAAAAACGCTATTCTCCTAAATTTGTTCGTTACGTGACGATCTTGGAAAAGAAATAA
- the pyrH gene encoding UMP kinase: MQYNRILLKLSGESLMGEQKYGIDTRCLESYARQIHEIAEMGIQIGIVIGGGNIFRGLSGTNKGFDRVKGDSMGMLATVINSLALSSALDNEGCKNKVLTAIRMEPIGEFYSKAKAMEYLKSGHVTIISGGTGNPYFTTDTASSLRAIEIEADAMFKGTRVDGIYTADPEKDPTATKFDKITYDEIYNRGLKVMDLTATTMCKENHLPIIVFNMDQPGNLKKVILGENIGTIVY, translated from the coding sequence ATGCAATATAACCGAATTTTGTTAAAACTCAGTGGAGAATCTTTAATGGGCGAGCAAAAATATGGTATTGACACTCGGTGTCTGGAAAGCTATGCCCGTCAAATTCATGAAATCGCAGAGATGGGAATCCAGATCGGAATCGTCATCGGAGGTGGAAATATTTTTAGAGGACTGAGTGGCACAAATAAAGGTTTTGACCGGGTAAAAGGGGACAGCATGGGTATGTTGGCAACCGTGATCAATAGTTTGGCTTTAAGCTCCGCCTTGGACAACGAAGGCTGTAAGAACAAAGTACTAACTGCCATTCGCATGGAACCTATCGGGGAATTTTACTCGAAAGCCAAAGCCATGGAATATTTAAAATCCGGACACGTAACGATTATCAGCGGGGGTACCGGAAATCCTTACTTCACGACAGACACTGCCAGTAGCTTACGGGCAATCGAAATCGAGGCAGACGCCATGTTTAAAGGTACCCGCGTGGACGGAATCTACACGGCAGACCCGGAAAAGGACCCGACGGCAACGAAATTTGATAAAATCACGTATGATGAAATATACAACCGGGGACTTAAAGTCATGGACTTGACGGCAACAACCATGTGTAAAGAAAATCATTTACCGATTATCGTGTTCAACATGGATCAGCCGGGTAACCTTAAAAAGGTCATTCTGGGAGAAAACATCGGAACAATCGTGTACTAA
- a CDS encoding ArnT family glycosyltransferase produces the protein MKIERYLILLILVIPVLILRDFTPNNELKYLSIVDEALRDGHFFTFFHQGELYADKPPLYFWLLMLSKWIWGEYNMFGLSLFSIIPALISIYIMNKWVEEETTTSLRWNGSLMLFTSAFFIGSGLVLRMDMLMCMFILLALYTFYKRYSGKGQPRDRFLLPFYIFMAIFSKGPIGFIVPLITILVFLLVKRDIRSFCRYFGWREWGILSGFCAIWFLGIYLEGGSTYLNNLLFHQTINRAIDSFDHKKAFWYYGVTFWYSVAPWSILYITTIVIAVKKKLLTTDKEKLFLSAIVSTFVILSLFSGKLDIYMLPLFPFFTYLTILLLPKIKEKWIAFSVYIPVIALTIAPIVAFFIRNKFNVPDSPFIYVAIITLFIFSLTACYLLYRKQMYRAINCAALGILATLFTGAFALPRINPYIGFTTMAKEAYHICEEENIDHYYYYKFRSGENMDVYLKEEAIKVTNEDSLFNIYQKGDCMIFVKEKNVTRSPALANWIQQTHHEKIGNFYLIYSDTN, from the coding sequence ATGAAAATAGAACGGTATCTTATATTGCTCATTTTAGTGATTCCCGTGTTGATCCTACGGGATTTCACTCCAAACAACGAACTGAAATACCTCAGCATCGTTGATGAGGCCCTGCGAGACGGGCATTTCTTTACTTTCTTCCATCAAGGAGAACTTTATGCGGATAAACCGCCCCTTTATTTCTGGTTACTCATGTTGAGCAAATGGATTTGGGGTGAATATAATATGTTTGGCCTTTCACTTTTTTCTATCATTCCCGCACTGATTTCCATTTATATCATGAATAAATGGGTGGAAGAAGAAACCACCACATCCTTGAGATGGAACGGTTCGCTGATGCTCTTCACAAGCGCTTTCTTTATCGGTTCAGGCCTTGTCCTGCGCATGGATATGCTGATGTGTATGTTTATTCTTCTTGCCCTGTACACGTTTTATAAACGCTATTCGGGCAAGGGACAGCCGAGAGACCGTTTCTTGCTGCCTTTCTATATTTTCATGGCCATCTTCTCGAAAGGACCTATCGGGTTTATCGTTCCCTTGATAACCATACTCGTCTTTCTACTGGTGAAAAGAGACATCCGTTCCTTCTGCCGGTATTTCGGCTGGCGGGAATGGGGTATTTTATCGGGATTCTGTGCCATATGGTTTCTCGGTATTTATCTCGAAGGTGGATCAACTTACTTGAACAATCTTCTTTTCCATCAAACTATAAACCGGGCGATTGATTCGTTCGACCACAAAAAAGCATTCTGGTATTACGGGGTGACGTTCTGGTACTCCGTGGCTCCATGGTCTATCCTGTACATCACGACAATCGTTATCGCGGTAAAAAAGAAACTACTCACGACAGATAAAGAAAAACTTTTCCTCTCGGCAATTGTCTCGACTTTCGTCATTCTTTCCCTGTTCAGCGGAAAACTGGACATTTATATGCTACCCCTGTTCCCGTTCTTCACGTACTTGACAATCCTGTTGCTCCCAAAAATCAAGGAGAAATGGATCGCATTTTCCGTGTATATTCCCGTGATAGCCCTTACCATTGCTCCCATCGTGGCATTTTTCATCCGCAACAAATTTAATGTTCCCGACTCGCCATTTATTTATGTCGCCATCATAACATTGTTTATCTTCAGTTTAACAGCCTGTTATTTACTATATCGCAAACAAATGTACCGGGCCATCAATTGTGCCGCATTGGGAATCCTAGCCACCCTGTTCACGGGAGCCTTTGCCTTACCCCGGATTAATCCATACATCGGTTTTACCACTATGGCGAAAGAAGCATATCATATATGCGAGGAAGAGAATATCGATCATTATTACTATTACAAATTCCGCAGCGGGGAAAACATGGACGTTTATTTAAAAGAAGAGGCCATAAAGGTCACGAATGAGGATTCTTTATTTAATATCTACCAGAAAGGCGACTGCATGATTTTCGTCAAAGAAAAGAACGTTACGCGTTCCCCGGCACTCGCCAACTGGATTCAACAAACCCATCACGAGAAGATCGGAAACTTTTATCTTATCTACTCGGACACCAATTAG